A segment of the Psilocybe cubensis strain MGC-MH-2018 chromosome 5, whole genome shotgun sequence genome:
CCAAGAAGCACTTACTTGTCATCGCAGTACACCGGTGGGATGGACGGAGGGCGGGAGATGTCAGGAGAGGAGAGCAGTGGAGAGAACCAGAAGATGGGGTTCCAAAGCCAAGTTCGTGTCCCTTTTATACATTTCCACGCCCCCTGTACGTCCATACACAATAATAACATGCCGTTACGACGCGACTCGGACATCCACCCACCTCCGTCTGCGCTAGTACGTCGTTACGCGATGCGCCGTCGATTCATATTCATCCAGATCTGTGTCCTCGTAATATTATCTGTGTCTAATACACACTCTTCTGCTCACAGCGGTCTTGTTTACGATGTCTACTCGTGTATCGGGAGGTTAATCTCCGTCTTTCAATTGAAGTTCTCAATTCATATCCCACTCGCGTTTCGCTGCTTCGCCCGAATGTATTCGCAGTTTAATCAGACTCAATGCATTCGCAATTTAATCAGACTCGCTTAAATTGCCAACTATGTGTGTATTATACAAACCCATCGTGATTTCATTCTCAAACTGAATTCAACCCAAACAGCACAATACGAACATCCAGCGAAATGCACATCCCACAACCTTCTTTCAATATGGAACCAGCAGACTAGTCGTATCCATCTAACGTCACCGCGATCCGAACAGGCCTTCCGTGCCGATGAGCGAGGAAAACGTATCGAAAATACGTTATTTCGAGAATtcagggaggaggagggggggggTCGTTTAACGCATTTTGCGTTCATTGCATGTGGAGTTTCGACTCGCGCGGGTGTCTACTTGGTGAGACGTGATTCAATTTTCGGTTTCAATGTGTAGTCAAGGTGTGGATGTGGCCTGTTTCGGTGTTTCTGTGTCGATAGCATTTTCGTGTTTTTGGACATTTTTGCAAAGTCGAGAGCTGATGACCTTGAAAATTCAGGTTCAAAGAACATTCAACCTCGACTCCTCACTCAGGGGTAGTACTATTCTCAACCAAGAAACCCCCAGACGTACATATTCGCCCCGATTCGCAAGTACAACACGACGGGCACTTGGAACTTTGTCTTCTACTCGcaaaaattttttttatcAATCATCGATGCTAGTGCTAGTGCGTTACGTGTTACTACGTTAGCTGACAACAGAGCTAATTGTGTTGCAGGGTCAGAGGGGAAAGAGCCGTTTGGAACGAGGTGGAATGGAGATctgggagaggaggatgatgTCCGCTTGGTTGGGTCTCCAAGTCGGATTGTTGACTTGACTTGAGAGGAGCAGTAGCTGGCGGGTTAGGGGGGTATTCATTGGGTGTATTCATGTACATGTATCTATCGTGTTTGTTGTGTATCTAGAGATGCGTGTATTCGGCGCTTAATGACAACTGCTAAAACATTTCCTTCAAAATTTTTCAAGTGCATGCTCAGGTCACTTTCTTGGCTCATATACCACTTTGCATATCAATACTACATAGTACTGGAACCTCTCGAAGTGTCCATTTCACGTATGTACGTATGCCAATGCAATCTCTCGTCAAATCCAATCACAACACTCGAGATCCAAAATTTCATGCCACCAACCCACCCAAAGCTCATACCCACATCTCTACACACAGACCCTAACGTACTCCGCCCCCCAAACCCGCAAAAAATGCAGAAAACAACGGAAACGGCCTGCAAACACCCGCCACGTACGTATCCTCCTCGAAATGCTACACAACAAATTTCATTTCCGTCTGTCTTCTGGACCTCGGGCATAGCCGAGATATTTTGGGCTAGTGCCAAGGAAGCATGGAAACGAGAGAAAGCTGTTGAAATGAGCGTAATTGCGGAATTGAGGCTGGAGGCGAGGAGCCGGAGGTTATGGAATTGTCAACTTGAAATATGTCTGGGGGTCGCTTGGGCGATTCTGTGAGATGTATAGGGGTAGGTATGAGTGTATTCAGTATGATATAGCAGAGACTGGGGTGTACTAAGCTTGTATGTTGCAGTATCGTGTGTATTGAGCCTCTGGGCGCTTAGCTTTTGTTGCACGCAATTCCACTGGAACTCTAAAttatttttgtttaaagCTCTTATCAGGAGCTTCCCCGTCTCTCCAAGTTGTTTTTATGTCGCTTTCACAGCTCAAACACGTTAAAATATATAGTTTAATGTACTGTACGAAAATCAAAATTGACTGTAAAATTCTAATTCCGTCGCTGTGTACCATCCACAGGCACATTAAACATAGCTGGCACAGCCCCTACCATTACTAAATCGTACCCAGAACCCCTCAAAATGCGACATATCTACAAAATACGCGTCAAAACCTCTGGTTTAACGTATGTCCAAAAATCTAATTTAGACGCCACCATACAACTCCGTTGCTCTGGAACATCTACAGACACATTGAACATGACTAATACATCCCCTACAAATGCAAAAACATACCTAGAAACCCCCCAAATTGCGAAACGGTGCGGAAATGCCTGCCACGTATGTGTAACTCTCCCATCTTGCTGAGCTTCTAAAGTCCGGACTGTTACGAAATAGAGTCTATTTCTGGAAGCGAGCGTAGAGAAATAGATTGAAACGCGGTCGAAAAGCGAATggggggaggagaaggaCGTACGTGGTGTGGTTGACAAAGCGTGTTGTTCCGAGTAGATCTGTAAGTTATTATTGTTCTAGATTTACTTTGTGCAGATCTATGTGATTCAACGCACCCGGGAATACGCGTTGTTTGTTGAATTACACAAGTGGTAATGCACATCTAAAATCGGGTAGATACGATTTCATTATACTTCTTGATGCCAATGACGCGGTCACCTTCCAAGGAACGTAACATATAGCTGCCAGAACATGGAATTAATCTGTTTGCGGGGAGCGCCTGTACCTGAGCAGCGAGATTCCTAATAGCCAAGTAGAGGATGTAAAATGCGATTTGATGTTTGTCGGACTTTGAGGGCGAAATGGGATGTCCGACACAATTGTTAGTCGACTTGGATGAATGCTATTTCCTTGAACAAACAGCATTAGTTGAGTACAAAGAAAACACAGGCGTTGTACTTACCTATGACGTCGACGACAAGCCTCGGGATTGATTTGAGTTTGCGTTCCAATGACATAAACTAAGCCCAAAATGAGATAGGCGAGATTTCATTCCTGTGGGGAGAGTCTCTTCGGACGCGCACTGACCAGGTAACATTTAGACTATGCCAGCAGGAAAGAGCTGACGACACTTAAGTTGGGAGTGTAGCACATTCTGTACCGTTGTCGGTGGACATTTTGAATGTCCAGCCTGGGATGCGCAGCGATTAGCGAATACGCACTGTTTTTCCAGGTCGAGTGCTTCAAGAGCCGCGGAAAATAGGGGACGAGTTACAAGAATAAGATCAAAGCTAGAGGCGTTGCAAAATTGAAATCAATGATCAGTGCCGGAATAGAAGTCGTTCGGAGAGCaacagcaaaaaaaagacgtAATACAGCGGGAAATACAAACGATACAAGTGTGAGCTTACCGCGGGATTTACGAGGATTTGCAGGCCTTTGGAAAGGGTTAGAGTGGTTTTTTGAGTGCTGAATATACTGTCTGTGAAAGGATAGGAGGGAGGAGAGTGCAGTACTCCTAGAAAAAAGTTATGGCATGTAGTTACGAACGAAGGTGGAAACTAATGAAATGATGAGGCTAGACTAGCGTGATTGGGTTGATGCGATAGCACATGATCTGAAAAAATTGGGGAAGGAAAGAGTATAAAGAGGGCACCAACCTTGAGGTGTTTTCATCCGTCTTGTTTGCACCCATGCTGTCCGTATGGTTGTGTTGCCTACCATTGTGCTACCCATTTTCCACCATGATACTACCTTGTCCTAACCTCGGGTCTACACTCTGAATCGATTTTTGGACGTCCGCCGACATGGTAAGGTTGTACATTAGTCTTTGGGATTGTGTGCTGACTAGTTGGACATAGATTTTGcctcgacgctatgtatcgagTTCCGGCGAGCAGGGAGATACTATGGCACTTGGTAAGTCCTTACATTAGTCTTGGGTATGAGGCGCTAACTGATTGTGTACTGTCTCGTCAAGATTTCGACTTGATTTTTGGAGGTCCGCCGAGCTGTGTTGCAATGTAAGTTCGTCCATGAGTCTGGGGTGTTGGGTACCAACTAATTAGTCATAGATTTCAATCCGACGCTATTTTTTGAGGCCACTGGACGTGATAAAACTTTATTTGATTTTTGGACGTCCGGCGAACCTGGCTACATTGTAAGTTCATATATCACTCTTGGGTATGAGCTATTAACTAATTGTGCATGGAGGCTCGGAGAGCTAGGAGAAGGTTCTGATTCGATTTTTCGAGGTCCAGTGAACTGTAGTGCAATGTAAGTCCATATACTCGTCTTTGGTATTAATTACTAACTCACTTGATACAGATTTTGACTTGAAACTATGTGTGGAGACCCGGCGAGCTAGAAGAAGTTGtaattcgatttttggaggtCCGCCGAGCCGCTCTGTAAGTTGGTTTATGAGTGTCAGGTACTATGTACTAACTACTGGATACAGATTTGGACGTGACACTATGTATCGAGCCCCCGCGAGTTGGGAAAAGGTTtaattcgatttttggaagTCCGGGGAACCAGGCTACACTGTAAGTTGTTATGTTAGTGTTGGGTATGAACTACTAACTAATTGGCTACAGATTTTAACTCAACGTTATGTATCAAGTTCCGGCGAGCTGTGTCTCGACGCTTGCAGCTAGCAACAGACAAGACTGGGTCACCGGCTGGACCTATCAAGTTCTGTTGCACAGTGGCCAGACGGTCGTATCGAGTGGTGGTGAAGTGGGGTCCATTGACACTACGTATCGCCTTCCGGCGAGCAGGTGAAGGTTGTGACCTGGGCCCATTGCACGTATCGACTTCCGGCGAGTGGGTGAAATGCATCGAGTTCTGGCGAGTTGGGGCTGAATTTCAACTTGACACTATGTATCGACTTCCGGCGAGCGGGCAAAGGTCGTGACGCCATGTATTGAATTCCGGCGAGTGGGGCCCATTTCCAACACACTACGTATCGAGTTCTGGCGAGCGAGTGCAGCTCTATCAGTTCCGTCGCACCGGCGCACGACACAACATTTCGCACTTGGCGCTACGTGCCCATTTTCGACTTGATGCTATGTATCGACTTCGAGTTTGGATAACTACCAACTATTAAGTTGGTGTTTCTGATGCTGCGTAAACTTTGACTGACTTGTTCCACAGATTTTGTCTTGTTTGAAACATGTATATTTCACCTACTACCGTGCAACCTACTAACTCACCTTGTGTCGGGGGGACCTCACCCCGTCACTTTGTTTCACTGCccttcgggggaggggaaaccCTTGAAGTTTGATACTAGAAGAGGGTTGGACATTTCGGACAAGGTTGTTTTTTGAagttataaatagatttttaCCTTTTTCGGTCTAGTTCAAACACAAGCGCCCGAGTAAGCGAGCAATCCGATGTTTTCAACGTACAAGATATGGGCGGGGTGTTGGAGACAGCCAATCCTCAGAGATGACGGAACTGCCTAGAAAGTGTTTGAAGCGCTTTTGGCTGCCGTTTCTCTTCTTCCGGATTTCTGGGCTCTAACATCCCTCCCAAATCTCCACTTTCTTGCTTGACCGTGCTCTCCGCGTCGCTACCTCTCGTCATTGACTATGGATTGGAAACCTTCCTCCCACGAACCTACAACGATGGCCCCTTTCCATGTACGAGATACTGAGCTTTGCGATACATAAAGACTTTGTCAATTGTACGCAAATCTCGGCAAAGTTTTAATTTGTCGTCTTGATCGAGCTTGATGTACTTCCCAGCCAGTCTGCAGAGGACGATGAATCGTATTGTTGTTATCTGATGCAGGTGTTTTGGACTCACCCCAACACAGCGTGTACGTCAAGAGGAAAAGATAGCGGGGGGAGTGGTGCAGGGATCACAGCGTGTGGAGGAGGATTTCCCCGTGCAGTATCAAAAGCGTCGGGAGTTATCTCAATCCCGACGTTAATGAGCTCCCTGTTGTACCCGAAATCCACCATCACTATTGGGTTGGTGCTTCGGCCGTGGGCGTCTGCCTCCTTTCTGGCCTCTTTGAAGGACCGAACCATCATGGCGTGTTCCTGATCGCGGATGCTCGAAGAGCCGGTGAGAGGTATATAACTTACAGGCTCGTTGCTGATTCCTACGGTGAGATGTCCAGGGATTTTTTCCTTGCCCAACGCGTCGATTTTGCCTGAATAGATGCCCATTTCGTGTTCCTGGGAGGTCGGGTGCATGTGTAAATGGACGATGATGGATGGGAAACGATCTGCAGGGGGCAAGTACGAAGGTGATAAGAGGCCGAGTTTCAAGATGAGTGCAACCCTCAGATAGTGGAGAAGGAACGGTTCAGAATAAAAGTGCCGAGCGAGTTCCTCCAGGTCAAGCACCGACTGCAAGGTTCGACAATTTTCTTTGTGTATGGGCCTGGATTGAATGAATAAGGTATAGTCGGAGAGAAGAGAAGCGTACCAAAGGGATCGTTGGCACTaataaaaaagcaaaacTCAAGTAAACATATCGCCTTTAACCCCAAAAGAACATGCTGACCTCCTTCGAGCAGAATCCGACGGACCAGCACTACTTCAAGGATGAAGTTAACAAGTACGTGAGTCCAACCTCGAAAACATACCCCTTGGCATCTTTTAACTTCAACCCCTTTCTCCCCATTTCGCTTTTTGCAGGTCTCACATGTGAGCACGGGCAACTTTCGAACGTGCTTCCTGTAGCTGGAGTCACTGAGAATATGAACACCCTCAATAGGTGTGTACTCCGTGTCGAAGAGGTTCGCCATCTCTCCAAAACTCTGTCTCGAGCTGGGTGACGTGAATGAAACTGGCAAAGGTGCGATCTCTTGGATCCATGTTTTTGTTCGGCACTGATCACGATCCCGGCAAAACAGAAAACGATAACGTGATTCAATGGCTGACGCGTAAAGCCCCTGACTTTCTCTTTGAAAGGTCACTCATTTGATATTTTAGCCACAAAAAAATTACTTCTAGATGCTATTTAGCAGCAATTTTTCTACATCTCTGAATCCGTATTTCAGAGCAACTAATCCTAAAGTTGGCGAGAAGTTTTGCACTAACAACCATCTAATAGTGAGTGTTACGCTTGGATTCGAAGCTAACCAGTGTAACCAGTGGAGTAAGTACCCCCGACTCTTTTTTATTGTGAAAGACGCGTCGTTCTAAAAAATCGAATCCACACTTAGTGCTTGCATGAAAACGTTAGGCGGAATTCAAGCTGTCTTTGAATGTGCTAAGGTATTCTATTTTTATGCTCCCGGCTAAACTATGTATATCTCATTCGGTCACTGTAGCTAATCTGTTCCAAAGCCACAGTCGATCTTTGCTAGCCGGATTCTAGACATCTATCAAGCTTCGATGTCATTTGTGCAATGGTCTTAACATTATTGTCAAATTAGCCTCGGGATAGATGTTGATatgtgatctcttagaacgTGTGCCATTTCGACATAAATATACGCTGATATCGATGCAGGTAAAAGTTCCTCAACGCCTCAATGGACACCAATACTGTCCCGCACATTTCTCGGACTGGCTTTGCAGAAGCTGACGACTTTCAGGTGGAAGAGAGACCACTTGACATACGGAGCGCATTCCATGCGACAGTCTTCTTTGTACTCGTCAGCCCGTTGTGTTTTAATTGTTTCGCATACCGCACAATCTTGCTTGTTCTGTCGGGATGCCTTGCTTTTCCATCAGCAATCCGTCTGCGATATACACGATTCATGAGGAACGACATCATCAGTGACCTTCGCCCCCAAATTGGTGCAGCTATGAGTCTTTTTGCCTCAGGAACTGCATTAATCCTCGAGGTATGTCATGTGTCAAAGACTCCGCCTATGTACACCTTTTATTCACCGTTGACGCTAGGCACATCATCCTAGCATCAGCGTTGCAGTATGAGTccttttctccttgaataaCACAACGTAGTGAGCTAAATTACCTTCAGGTTCAAACACACTCAGAGTTTTATAGTCGGCCGTTGACCCGTCTTCTGAAAACATTTTTATTTGCTGAGATGATGTTCAATGGAACGTCCGAGGAAAGGGAACAAACGGCAAGTTGGCTTGCCTGGATGCATCGTAATATCCATGGGCGCATCACGATCAAGGCAAGGGAGGAACTGAGATTGCCTGAAGATTTTAAATCGTATGGATACACTGATGACTTAAAGGCTTGGGTCATGCATTCCCTTACCTATGCAACTATTGCCTTCCAAATGCGCTACGGCCAACCGTGAGTGATTCGTTACAGTCATGACCTATCTCTAGGGACTGATGAGGACTTTCAGACTTTCCAAACGCGCGAAAGACACAATTGTGCTTGAAAACACTTGTGTGGCACTGCGTCTCGGTGTTCCTGATCACCTATTGGCTCGCGATTATGAATCATTTATGGCCATGTTTAACCGTCAACTCGACTTGCTCGACCACGGACACTCCGCTTCTCAGAAACTTGTTGAAGAGATAGAGAATGCAGCCACAACATCCAATATTAAGTGGCCAACTGCTATACTATTTAGGCTTGGACTTATGATCGGACATGACCTCCTTCCCGAGAAACTGCGCAATCAATATCAACTCAAAGCTTTGAGGTCCCCGTGGCAGCGTTGTTTACAGAAAATTGTCATTTCTGTTCTCTGGCTGGTGTATCCGGTTCTTATGTGGCTACCGTTGCGAGGTGTAATCACGCTCCTGCTAGTTCTGGAACCCTCTACGAGATCGATATTTATGGTGAGAAcgcttgttctttttttttttttacggAACGCGACTGAAGATGAACAGTCCTCTTTACAAGCGATACATTCCATGGACACTATGAACAACTTGCCAATATTCCACGGGACCCCTGACCCAGCTTCTATCCTTGCGTCTTCCTCGTAT
Coding sequences within it:
- a CDS encoding SET domain and MYND-type zinc finger protein 6, which codes for MANLFDTEYTPIEGVHILSDSSYRKHVRKLPVLTCETCKKRNGEKGVEVKRCQGCWSVGFCSKECQRSLWPIHKENCRTLQSVLDLEELARHFYSEPFLLHYLRVALILKLGLLSPSYLPPADRFPSIIVHLHMHPTSQEHEMGIYSGKIDALGKEKIPGHLTVGISNEPEHAMMVRSFKEARKEADAHGRSTNPIVMVDFGYNRELINVGIEITPDAFDTARGNPPPHAVIPAPLPPLSFPLDVHAVLGLAGKYIKLDQDDKLKLCRDLRTIDKVFMYRKAQYLVHGKGPSFDAESTVKQESGDLGGMLEPRNPEEEKRQPKALQTLSRQFRHL
- a CDS encoding Isoprenyl transferase gives rise to the protein MRNDIISDLRPQIGAAMSLFASGTALILEAHHPSISVAVQTHSEFYSRPLTRLLKTFLFAEMMFNGTSEEREQTASWLAWMHRNIHGRITIKAREELRLPEDFKSYGYTDDLKAWVMHSLTYATIAFQMRYGQPLSKRAKDTIVLENTCVALRLGVPDHLLARDYESFMAMFNRQLDLLDHGHSASQKLVEEIENAATTSNIKWPTAILFRLGLMIGHDLLPEKLRNQYQLKALRSPWQRCLQKIVISVLWLVYPVLMWLPLRGVITLLLVLEPSTRSIFMVRTLVLFFFLRNATEDEQSSLQAIHSMDTMNNLPIFHGTPDPASILASSSYLQWLDSGKDGRPFLQVILVRILEVQLMSAHAAQYSWWPIMGSLYPWLMLPGILAWESMASLYRTTKGFMESFRTKFKESTTFKGNQIKLPQHDGNRRFARMLGTSIDYGHYCGGQTAINLVVWWIRYLQNTTLNSHPGPRYLTFWAFSAENMRRPPGEVDGIFRLLSNEFRTFAFTSIVHLFQIRMRIIGDLTGYPRELLDSVKLLEESTSKYDRLFLQIAVGYGGRDEIVQSVNLLQAQGKAVTEAGISAGTYCAQAGIPPVDLIVRTSEKRTSGFLLWDTKAAELHFIDKLWPQLTVNDWLDVLSSYSKREIRGGK